In a genomic window of Clavelina lepadiformis chromosome 7, kaClaLepa1.1, whole genome shotgun sequence:
- the LOC143465154 gene encoding protein O-mannose kinase-like, which produces MTWLTNCKKLFIRLVILIVSVCLIAQTLAFLDEKKQISVKNKTRKIQPLLERTETNNEQQVKAEHRQTITRENDKKCEHGYFKVDEMVECEKWLGCNEINKLLKKENKKLGEGWFKQVHLVQWKGHKFAMVMPKSLSRKGSIYRSRIAAETLASFQPHREIIQLTGLCKEGNNTIFLTESCNKYGTPTDLLNSPNYVKLSAKKRMRLIIDIIKIYVFLHHEIDEPRVNCDTHEAKQALGQFLVTDDMRVVLSDVDELPIDNPAKNKIATCRNEPKCRLSDAKFMPPEEQYNEEECPEDLSQRQHEVTIKADVWKIPAISNEILNETLPDDSHRNQVIKINKLLSETHARCKSINPQKRISSIEILKQYLTIYKKINGR; this is translated from the exons ATGACTTGGttgacaaattgcaaaaaactttttatccGACTTGTCATTCTGATCGTGTCAGTCTGCTTGATTGCTCAGACCTTAGCGTTTCTGGATGAGAAAAAGCAGATCagtgtgaaaaataaaaccagGAAAATCCAACCTCTCCTCGAGAGAACAGAAACGAATAACGAGCAGCAAGTGAAAGCGGAACATAGACAGACGATAACACGAGAAAACGACAAAAAATGTGAGCACGGATACTTCAAAGTGGATGAGATGGTAGAGTGTGAAAAGTGGCTCGGTTGTAACGAGATCAACAAATTGCTGAAGAAGGAAAATAAGAAACTGGGCGAGGGATGGTTCAAACAG GTTCATCTTGTCCAGTGGAAAGGTCACAAATTTGCAATGGTCATGCCGAAAAGTCTTTCGAGAAAAGGATCCATATACAGGTCAAGGATCGCAGCGGAAACTCTAGCAAGTTTTCAGCCCCATAGAGAAATAATACAG TTAACTGGGCTTTGCAAAGAAGGCAACAATACAATCTTTCTAACGGAATCGTGCAATAAGTATGGTACGCCTACAGATCTCTTGAATTCTCCAAATTATGTTAAATTGTCTGCCAAAAAACGCATGAGGCTTATCATAGACATCATAAAAATCTATGTCTTCCTTCATCACGAGATTGATGAGCCACGAGTGAATTGTGACACCCACGAAGCGAAACAG GCCCTTGGTCAGTTTTTGGTGACTGACGACATGAGAGTTGTGCTCAGTGACGTTGACGAATTGCCGATTGACAATCcagctaaaaataaaatagcaaCGTGTCG CAACGAACCAAAGTGCCGACTGTCCGATGCAAAATTTATGCCACCGGAGGAGCAATACAATGAAGAAGAATGCCCAGAAGATTTGTCGCAACGTCAGCATGAAGTCACAATTAAGGCCGACGTTTGGAAGATCCCGGCTATTTCGAATGAAATATTAAACGAAACTTTGCCAGATGACTCGCATAGAAATCAAgtgataaaaattaacaaactgCTGAGTGAGACACATGCACGGTGTAAATCGATAAACCCTCAGAAACGAATTTCTTCCATAGAAATCTTGAAACAATATCtaacaatttataaaaaaataaatgggAGATGA
- the LOC143465155 gene encoding meiosis expressed gene 1 protein homolog has protein sequence MASVSVEQMGDGPKPKSMVRAKRWDDEVENAYRFQTAGYRDEIEYKIIKKTEAERWPVGPGYVKKLQRRDGTFYYYNRKRECQDKEVHKIKLYQY, from the coding sequence ATGGCGTCTGTTTCTGTGGAACAAATGGGCGATGGGCCGAAACCGAAGTCAATGGTTCGCGCAAAGCGTTGGGACGACGAGGTGGAGAATGCTTACCGCTTCCAAACGGCCGGATATCGTGACGAGATTGAATACAAGATCATCAAGAAAACAGAGGCAGAGAGATGGCCGGTGGGGCCAGGTTATGTGAAGAAACTGCAGCGGAGAGATGGaacattttattattacaatCGCAAGCGTGAATGCCAGGACAAGGAGGTtcataaaatcaaactttatcaaTATTAA
- the LOC143465849 gene encoding glycosylated lysosomal membrane protein A-like: MYEEMMRFLRFSTGGKTSIGIFFILIVIASNAEGTATLRNVTLEKIDGPGNNSVVYIRSQAEVDCLHYVITTVGPTSPTLLLLKSASNTSRVHIFWDKLLHPNSSVVEGAVHLVDENGKPLPKSPKTSFYIFDELLEYEDLQNSSDITDPKNKNLTSIRLDELSWAANVTGFTAVLQGTDKNSSKFTNTSKVELRFTPFSTKGRRSVLPRMAHNELSADVEFIVDGIAASRPSSRFAVMLVVANPGNSSFLPSVKVTSDSVVEQVSKRIIDDEYAPTIFTFGQIFSKTKQNSATNNFWQWRTVCYVMPHHTNDDATDVKSTTLTGNQTYVAPALLDNKLLQGYFGFSNLQLIEARATIAGFGKEDDGYYNATAYISWTSLVGFGTPPPESFSITVISILIAGVGIPIVIILIGSVFLLKRRFCDESRIRRSQYEPIE; the protein is encoded by the exons ATGTACGAAGAAATGATGAGATTTCTACGATTTTCTACGGGTGGAAAAACATCaattggaattttttttatcctAATAGTCATTGCTTCAAATGCTGAAGGCACTGCTACACTTCGTAAT gTTACACTTGAGAAGATAGATGGCCCTGGGAACAACAGTGTTGTCTACATAAGATCTCAA GCCGAAGTTGATTGTCTTCATTACGTCATCACGACAGTCGGCCCCACATCGCCGACTCTCCTTCTGCTTAAAAGTGCCAGCAACACATCTCGGGTCCATATTTTCTGGGATAAATTGCTTCACCCCAATTCATCAGTGGTAGAAGGCGCTGTTCATCTCGTTGACGAAAACGGTAAACCGCTGCCAAAATcaccaaaaacaagtttttacatttttgatgag CTGCTTGAATACGAAGACCTCCAGAATAGCAGCGACATCACTGACCCTAAGAATAAGAACCTCACGAGCATTCGTCTCGATGAGTTGTCATGGGCCGCCAATGTCACTGGATTCACGGCCGTTCTGCAG GGCACCGACAAGAATTCAAGCAAATTCACCAACACTAGTAAAGTGGAACTGCGCTTCACTCCCTTCAGTACGAAAGGTCGAAGGTCAGTCCTCCCGAGGATGGCACACAATGAACTCTCCGCGGATGTCGAGTTCATTGTAGATGGCATCGCAGCATCTCGTCCAAGTTCAAG ATTTGCCGTCATGCTGGTTGTAGCCAATCCTGGAAATTCTTCATTTTTGCCGAGCGTCAAAGTGACAAGCGACTCAGTTGTTGAACAAGTTTCAAAACGAATCATTGATGATGAATATGCACCAACTATTTTCACATTTGGCCAAATATTctcgaaaacaaaacaaaattcggCGACAAATAATTTCTGGCAGTGGAGGACG GTCTGCTATGTCATGCCGCATCACACCAACGATGACGCCACAGATGTGAAGTCAACCACGCTGACTGGCAACCAAACTTATGTGGCACCAG CTCTGTTGGATAACAAGCTTCTACAGGGCTACTTTGGCTTCAGCAACCTTCAATTGATTGAAGCTAGAGCGACAATTGCTGGGTTTGGTAAAGAGGACGACGGTTACTACAATGCGACTGCCTACATCAGCTG GACCTCCCTGGTCGGATTCGGGACGCCTCCTCCCGAGAGTTTCTCCATCACGGTCATCTCCATCCTGATTGCTGGAGTCGGCATCCCTATCGTAATTATTCTCATCGGTTCGGTTTTCCTCCTCAAAAGAAGGTTCTGTGACGAATCTCGTATTAGGAGGAGTCAATACGAACCCATTGAATAA